The stretch of DNA GCCGAGCTTCGCTGCGCCGGGCCGATATCGGCGAAGGCCAACGTGTTCAAAGCGGTGAATTCCATCGAGCGCGACAGGCCGGCAAGGAAAAGCAGCGCGTGGATGAAAAATGGCGGCGTCTGCGGCGAGAGGAAACCGCAGCAGACGATCGAAAGCGCGGCGATCAGCCCGTTGACCCCAAGCACTGTGCGAAAGCCGAAGAAGCGCAGCAGCGGCGTCGTCACCGCCTTCATGCTGAAATTGCCGAGGAAATAGACGAGCAGATAGGTGCCGGCGGCAATCGAGCTGAGGCCGAAGCCGAGCTGGAACAGCAGAGGCAGCAGGAACGGCGTCGCATTGATGGCCATCCGGCAGGCCGTGCCCGCCGACAGCGTCGACATCGAGAAGGTCTGGATGCGGAAGGCAGAAAGGTCGAGCAGCGGATTGTCGACGGCAAGGAAATGCCGCGTCGCCATGACAGACAGTACGATGCCCGCCGCCAGCATTGATAAGACGGGCAAAAGCCCGCCGTCCCATTTGACCGAGAGTTCGAGCGCGGCGAGCAGAAAGGTCAGTCCCGCAGCGCTGAGGACGAAGCCCAGGAGATCCAGCCGGCCCGGATTGGTCTCGCGCTGCTCCGGCACGAAACGCAGCACCAGCGTGATGCCGAGAATGCCGATCGGGATGTTGATGAGGAAGTTCCAGTGCCAGCTGGCATAGGTGGTGATGAAGCCGCCGAGCACCGGGCCGATCACCGGCGCCGTCAGTGCCGGCCAGGTGATCAGCGCGATCGCCTGGACGAGTTCCGACTTGCGGGCATTTTTCAGTACGATGATGCGCCCGACCGGCGTCATCAGCGCACTGCCCGCCCCCTGGACGGCGCGCCACAGCACAAATTCCGCAAGGCTGCCGGACAGCCCGCAAAACAGCGAGGCGCCGGTAAAGACAGCGATCGACATCAGGAAGATGCGGCGTGCGCCGAACCGATCGCCAAGCCAGCCGGACAGCGGAATGAAAGCCGCCATCGTCAGCATGTAAACGGTGATGCCGATGCTCATCGACACCGGCTGCACGCCGAAACTTGCCGCCATCTGCGGCAACGAGGTGGTAACGATCGTGCCGTCGAGGATCTGCATGAAGAAGGAAACGGCAACGACCAGCGCCACGATCTTCGCCTGGCGGCCGCTCGCCGCCTCTTGCCCATTCTCGCTCGTCTCAGCCGTGGTCATCGATCTGCCAATAAAAATTCCGGATGACGCGGCAGGGAAACGGGAAGGAAGCCGATCGAAGATCTGACGCGCGGAGGTGCGCGGACTTGGAAAGCTGCGCACTGGCTGAATACGCCCGTTGCATCCGGCCGGAAAGGCTAAATCTCGCACTACGCAGGAATATTCCCGATGCAGCCGGATAGCTGGCCACTATCAATCCCAAGAAAGGATTCAAGAAAAAGGCCCCGCCGAAGCGAGGCCAAGCTTGATCCGCTCCGGGGAAAAACAGGAGCGGCGCGCAGTCCATACCGTGTGATCCATGTCGCAGCGAGGCCAGATGTCGCTGCATCGGTACGCTCGCCAAAGAATTTTTCGCGATCCGCCGGAAAAGATCGGCCCCCAAAACTATCCGCCCAGGTGGCGCGACACCTGTCGCATCGCAGCAACGATTGGCGCTTGCAATGTTTATAAAAATAGATATCACTAAACATATTGCTAAACATGATGATTGGGGAGTTCATGTGAGCATTCTCTGAAGTGGGTGAACATGCGACGCCGGCGGGGAGCCGGCCCTTAGTTCTGGGAGGAACTTATGCAGAAAACATCGAAAGCCCTTTTCGGGCTGGCCACGGCATTTGTCATGTCGTCGGCATTGCCCAATCTCGCCAAAGCCGATGAACTGACCCTGTGCTGGGCCGCATGGGACCCCGCCAATGCGCTGGTCGAGCTCTCGAAGGATTTCACCGCCAAGACCGGCACGCAGATGAAGTTCGAATTCGTTCCCTGGACGAGTTATGCCGATCGCTTCCTCAACGAGCTGAATTCGCACGGCAAGCTCTGCGACCTGATCATCGGCGACAGCCAGTGGATCGGCGGCTCGGCAGAGAACGGCCATTACGTCAAGCTCAACGACTTCTTCGACAAGGAAGGCATCAAGATGGATGACTTCGTGCCGGCGACGGTCGTCGGCTACTCGGAATGGCCGAAGAACACCCCGAACTACTGGGCGCTGCCCGCCATGGGCGACGTCGTCGGCTGGACCTACCGCAAGGACTGGTTCGAGAAGCCGGAACTGCAGAAGGAATTCAAGGAGAAATACGGCCACGATCTCGCAGCGCCGAAGACCTACGACGAACTGAAGCAGATCGCCGAGTTCTTCCAGAAGCGTGAGATCGACGGCAAGACCGTCTACGGCGCCTCGATCTATACCGAGCGCGGCTCCGAAGGCATCACCATGGGCGTCACCAACGTGCTCTACGACTGGGGCTTCCAGTACGAGAACCCGAAGAAGCCCTATGACATGGAAGGCTTCGTCAACTCGGCCGACGCGGTCAAGGGCCTCGAATTCTACAAGTCGCTCTATGATTGCTGCACCCCGCCCGGCAGCTCCAACGTCTACATGGTCGAATCCGCCGACGCCTTCAAATCCGGCCAGGTCGCCATGCAGATGAACTTCGCCTTCACTTGGCCCGGCCTTTACAAGGACGAGAAGGTCGGCGGCGACAGGATCGGCTTCTTCCCCAATCCGGCTGAAAAGGCGCATTTCGCCCAGCTCGGCGGCCAGGGCATCTCGGTGGTCTCCTATTCCGACAAACGCGATGCCGCCCTGCAATACATCAAGTGGTTCGCACAGCCCGATGTACAGGCCAAATGGTGGGAACTCGGCGGTTTTTCCTGCCTGAACTCCGTCGTCAATGCGCCAGGCTTTGCCAAGAGCCAGCCCTATGCCCAGGCCTTCCTGGACTCGATGGCGATCGTCAAGGATTTCTGGGCCGAGCCGAGCTACGCCTCGCTGCTGCAGGCCATGCAGAAGCGCGTCCATAATTACGTGGTCGCCGGCAACGGCACTGCCAAGGAAGCGCTCGACGGTCTGGTGAAAGACTGGAGCGACGTCTTCAAGGACGACGGCAAGATCTGACGCGTGTCATCCCTGATGCGTGCCATCCTCGACAGGATGGCGGCCCGGATCGGCAGACGAGCCGGGCCGCCAGATCTCTCATATCCTAATAGACCCCGTACCCCAAAAATACCAGGTGAAGACTTGACCATTTCCCATTCCTCCATCGTCGAGAAGGCAGCCGATGCGACTGCGAGGGCAACGCCCTCCTCGGTCGCCCGGCGCGTCCGCGGCCTCTCCGACAGGGCGATCGCCTGGCTGTTTATTGCGCCTGCCATCACCCTGCTCTTGGCGATCAATATCTTCCCACTGCTTTGGGCGGTCTATCTCTCCTTTACCAATTACCGCGCCAACCGGCCGAATGCGCCGGTCCTGGGCGTCGGCCTTGGAAATTACCAGCGCGTTCTGAACGACCCCGATATCTGGCAAGCGATGCAGACTACCGCGCATTTCGTCTTCTGGACGATCGTATTGCAGACGGTGATCGGCTTCACGCTCGCCTACCTGATCGACCGCAAGTTTCGCGGCCATGCCTTCTGGACGACGATCATCCTGATCCCGATGATGCTGTCGCCCGCCGTCGTCGGCAATTTCTGGCGCTTCCTCTACGAGCCGCAGATCGGCCTCTTCGCCTATGCCGTGTCGATGGTGTCTGGCATCCCGACGTCGGATATCCAGATGCTCGGCAATGTCTCGCTGGCGCCCTGGGCGATTATCATCGTCGATACCTGGATGTGGACGCCCTATGTGATGCTGATCTGCCTAGCCGGGCTGCGCTCGATCCCCGACTATATCTATGAGGCGGCCGAGGTCGACCGCGCCTCGCCATGGCGCCAGTTCTGGTCGATCACCGTGCCGATGGCCCTGCCCTTCATCATGCTCGCCGTACTCTTCCGCGGCATCGAGAATTTCAAGATGTTCGACATGGTGACGCTGCTCACCGGCGGCGGGCCGGGCTCGGTCACTGAGGTCGCCTCGATCACGCTGAAACGCGCCGCCTTCGAAAGCTGGGCGACCGGCCGGGCCTCGGCTTTCGCCATCATCCTCTTCGTCGCGGTGTTCGGCCTCGCTAACATCTACGTCAAGGCATTGAACAAGGTGAAGCAACGATGAGCGCCGCCAACTCAGCCCATTCGGTTGTCGTACCGAGCCTGTCCAGCAAGCGCATCGCCGGCACCATCGTCGTCCTCTACGCGCTGATCACCCTCATCCCGCTCGTCTGGATCTTCCTGACCAGCATCAAGTCGCCGCCGGATTCGATCAGCTATCCCCCGAAGATCGTCTTTTCGCCATCGCTCGAAGGTTATTGCAATCTGTTCACCACGCGCACGCGGCAGACACCTGATTATATCGCCTCGCTGCCGGCACCGGTCGGCACCTGCGATGAGGTGACGCGCAAGCGCAACATGGTGATAGCAGGCCCGTCAAACTTCCTGCCGCGCTTCATCAATTCGCTGGTGATCGCCTTCGGCTCCACCTTCCTCGCGGTCTTCCTCGGCACGCTCGCCGCCTATGGCTTTTCCCGCTTCAAGATCCCGCTCGCCGACGACCTGATGTTCTTCATCCTGTCGACGCGCATGATGCCGCCGATCGCCGTCGCCATCCCGATCTACCTGATGTATCGCGAGCTCGGCCTTTCGGACACGGCGCTCGGCATGATCCTGCTCTACACCGCCGTCAACGTCTCGCTCGCCGTCTGGCTGCTCAAGGGTTTCATCGACGAAATCCCGCGCGAATATGAGGAAGCGGCGATGATCGACGGCTATACCCGCCTGCAGGCTTTCCGCAAGGTCGTGCTGCCGCAGGCGACCACAGGAATTGCCGCCACCGCAATTTTCTGCCTGATCTTCGCCTGGAACGAATATGCCTTCGCCGCCCTTCTAACCTCGGGCGAGGCGCAGACCGCGCCGCCCTTCATCCCGACGATCATCGGCGAAGGCGGTCAGGACTGGCCGGCGGTTGCCGCCGGCACGACGATCTTCCTGATTCCGATCCTGGTCTTCACCATTCTCCTGCGCAAACAGCTGCTGCGCGGCATCACCTTCGGAGCCGTCCGCAAATGAGCCACCTGATCGAAACACGCACCCCTGCCCGTCCGAAACGGTCGTTCTTCCTGCGCCGCGGCCCGATGGAGACCATCGCCACCGTGTTGATCGGGCTCGGCTTCCTGATGCTGTTCCAGCCCTTCCTGCTGGTGCTCTACACCTATTCGCTGGTCACCCTGCTTGCAGGCACCGTCATGTTCATCATCGTCTCGAAATTCCCGGAGTGAACCATGGCGGATATCCGGATCGAAAATCTCCGCAAGGAATTCGGCAGCTTCGTCGCCGTCGAGGATTCGAGCTTCACCGTCCATGACGGCGAGTTCCTGGCACTGCTCGGTCCATCAGGCTGCGGCAAGACGACGACGCTTCGCATGATTGCCGGCCTCGAGCTGCCGTCGAGCGGCAAGATCTATCTCGACGGCGAGGATGTCACCTTCAACCGCGCCAGCGCCCGCGACATCGCCTTCGTCTTCCAACTCTTCGCGCTCTACCCGCATATGAACGTGCGTAAGAATATCGGCTTCCCGCTGCTGTCGCAGGGCATGCCCAAAGCCGAAATCCGTCAACGCGTCGAAGAGACCGCCCGCCTGCTGCAGATCGACCATATTCTCAACCGCTCGGTCTCGGGCCTTGCCGGCGGCGACCGGCAGCGCGTGGCGCTCGGCCGCGCCATCGTCCGGCGCCCGAAATGCTTCCTGATGGACGAGCCGCTCGGCACGCTCGATGCCGAGTTCCGCGAGATCATGGTCCACGAGCTGCGAGAACTGCACAACCGCATCCATGCCACCACCGTCTACGTCACCCACGACCAGCACGAGGCGATGGCGATGGCCGACAAGATCGCCGTCATGAACCATGGCGTCATCGAGCAGTTCGGCACGCCGCAGGAGATCTATGCCAAGCCGGCGACCATGTATGTCGCCGATTTCATCGGCTCGCCGCCGATGAACTTCATGCGCTTCACCTCGGGCCTGAAAAGCGGCGACAAGTCGATCCTGCTCGACGGCGTCGATGTCGCCGTTCCTGAGATCCACCAAGACATGGCCGAAAGCCAACTGGCGCTCGGCGTCCGGCCGGAGCATATCCGCTTCAGCGACGCCTCGGCGCTGCGCGGTGCCGTCTATGGCAGCGAATATCTCGGCACTAACCAGGTCGTGGCTGTGGAAACCCAGGGCGGCCTGATCAAGGCCCGCGTTCCCGCCAATCGCAGCTTCCAGATCGGCGAAAGGGTCGGCCTCGAATTCAACCCGGCGAAACTCGCGCTCTTCGACTGCACATCGGGCCGTGCCGTACCGTCCTCGCTCTATCAGGAGACCCGGCATGGCTAATGTCGTCCTCAGGAACCTCGCCAAGCGCTTCGGCGACACCCAGGCTTTGGCCGACCTCGATCTTTCGATCCGCGACGGCGAGTTCGTCGTGCTGCTCGGTCCCACAGGCGCCGGCAAGACCACGACGCTGCGGCTGATCGCCGGCCTCGAAAAGCCCGACAGCGGTGGCATCGAGATCGGCGGCCGCAATGTCGCCGCCGAAGCGCCCGCCGAACGCGACGTCGCCTTCGTCTTCCAGCAATATTCGCTCTATCCGCATATGACGGTTTACGAGAACCTCGCCTTCCCGCTGAAGGCGCCGGTCCGCAAACTCAGCACTGCGGAGATCGACCGGCGCGTGCGCGAAGTCGCGCGCATGGTCCGGATCGACCACAAGCTGGAGAACCGCTCTACCAGGCTTTCCGGCGGCGAGATGCAGCGTGTCGCGATCGGCCGGGCGCTGGTGCGCCGGCCGGCGATCTACCTGATGGACGAGCCGCTGTCCTCGCTCGACGCCAAGCTGCGCGCCGAACTGCGCCTGGAGCTCAAGCGTATCCAGAAGGAACTGGGCTCGACTTTACTCTATGTCACCCACGACCAGGTGGAAGCCATGACCATGGCCGACCGCATCGGCATCGTCGCCGAGGGACGGCTGATGCAAGTGGGAACGCCGCGCGAAATCTACGGCAATCCCGCCAACCTGCATGTCGCCGCCCGCCTCGGCCAGCCGCATATCAACCTTCTGCCGGCGGACCTGCTCCCGGGCGGTCAGCCGCCGGCCGGCACGAAAACCGTCGGCGCCCGCACCGAACATCTTGATATCGTCGTCGGCAAAGATGCCAACGCCGAGATCGACTGGATCGAACATCTGGGCGACCAGAACCATCTGCACATCAGGGTCCGCGATCCCAGGCAGGCCGCGCGGGAACACAAGCTCGTCACACTTGCGGATCCATATCTGGCGATTGCGCCGGGCGACCGGATCAGCCTGACGCTACGTGATCCGCTTTATTTCGATGTGGCTGGACAGCGCCTGTCCTGACCGGCAAACAGACTTGATGATGGCATGAAAAACAAACAGACGGGTCTCAATCGATGAAACACTTCTTCAACCGCAGGGAAAACATCGTCACCGAAGCCTTGGACGGTCTGCTTCTGACGAGCAGCAAGGGTCGTCTTGCCCGCCTCGACAGCTTTCCCGACATCAAGGTGATCCTGCGCGCGGACTGGGACAAGTCGAAGGTGGCGATCATATCCGGCGGCGGCGCCGGCCATGAGCCCTCCCATGCCGGCTTCGTCGGTAAGGGCATGCTGACGGCTGCCGTATCCGGCGAGATTTTCGCCTCGCCGAGCGTCGATGCCGTGCTGACGGCGATCCGCGCCGTGACCGGCGAAAAGGGCGCCCTGCTGATCGTCAAGAACTACACCGGCGACCGGCTGAATTTCGGCCTCGCCGCCGAAAAGGCGCGCGCCGAGGGCTTCGACGTCGAGATGGTCATCGTCGCCGACGACATCGCCATCCCCGAGATCAACCAGCCCCGCGGTGTCGCCGGCACGCTCTTCGTCCACAAGATCGCTGGCTATCATGCCGAAAGGGGCGAGGACCTGAAGACGGTCGCAGCCCATGCCGCCGCGGCAGCCGGCGACATCGCCTCGCTCGGTATGTCGCTTTCCACCTGCAGCGTGCCGGGCCAGGCGCATGAGGACCGTCTCGGCGAGAACGAGGGCGAACTCGGCCTTGGCATCCATGGCGAGCCCGGCGTCGAACGCATCACTTTGCAGCCGGTCGCCGATATCGTCGCCACCATGGTGGCGCGCCTGTCGCCTGCGCTGCGCGAAGGGGCAAGCCACGCCCTCCTCATCAACAATCTCGGCGCCGTGCCGCCACTCGAAATGACCGTCATTGCCAATGCCGTGCTGTCCTCGCCGCTTGGCCGCCGCGTCCGGCTGATCATTGGCCCGGCGCCGATGATGACCGCGCTCAACATGAACGGCTTCTCGCTGTCGCTGATCCGGCTGGACGCCGTGCGTGAGGCCGCGCTAACGGCAGCGGTCGAACCGCATGCCTGGATGCCGGCCGTCGAACGCCACGAGATCCAGATCATCGCCGCACCGAGAACATCAGCCGGATTGAACGGCGCGAACGGCGCAGCTGGAGATGACGCCCACAACCGGCGCCTGATCACGGCACTCTGCGAACATCTGATCTCGCAGGAAAGCGAACTCAACCGGCTGGATGGCCGCGTCGGCGACGGTGATACCGGCTCGACGGTGGCGACGGGCGCCCGCAGCGTGCTGGCCCGCCTCGACACACTGCCGCTCGACCGGCCGGCCGCAACCCTTGCCTCGCTTGGCGATATCCTCGGCACCAGCATGGGCGGATCGAGTGGCGTGCTGCTATCGATCTTCTTCACCGCCGCAGCAAAGGCGATGGCTGACAAGGCCGATATATCAGCAGCCCTTCTTGCCGGGCTCGACAGGATGACGTTCTATGGCGGAGCCGGAGTCGGCGACCGGACGATGGTCGATGCGTTGTCGCCTGCCCTGCAGGCGCTCGCATCCGGCGATGTCGCCGCCGCGGCAAAGGCTGCGGCAGCGGGGGCGGAGTCGACGAAGGCGATGACGAAGGCGAAAGCCGGACGCGCCTCCTATGTCGGCGAAAGGGATCTGGCGGGCGTTGCCGATCCCGGCGCCGTCGCGGTTGCCGGCGCGTTCGGTGTGGCGGCAAGCCTCGCCTGACCGATGTGACGTTTGAAAGCCCGCGGGAGGCGCGGCGACTAGGAGGATGGCAGTGCAGGCGGAACCGGTGCTTGTGGCAGGATTGATCGAGGTGTGCCGCGCGACGATCGCGGCAAACAGCGATCACCTCTGCGCGCTCGATCGCGCCATCGGCGATGGTGATCACGGAACCAACATGCGGCGCGGCTGTGAGGCAGTGAGCGCCGAAGGCGAAAGCCTGTCCAGCCTGCCCTTCCCCGACGCCATGGAAAAGATCGGCCTGACGCTGGTGATGAATGTCGGCGGTGCCGCCGGGCCACTCTACGGCACGCTGCTGATGGAGATCGGCCGCGAGCTTCGCAAAAGCAACGAGAAAGCCGATTTTTCCCTCGTGCTGAAACAGGCAATCGACGCCGTCGCAAGGCGCGGGCGGGCGCATGCCGGCGACAAGACGCTGCTCGACGTGCTCTATCCCGTGCATGCCGCGCTGGAGAAGCGGTCTCCACTCGGTGACGTCGCCCGCAAGGCCGAACGTTCTGCCAGCCGCACGGCTGACATGAAGGCGATGCGCGGGCGCGCGGCCTATCTCGGCGACCGCTCGATCGGCCATGTCGATCCCGGCGCGTCGAGCTGCGCGCTGCTGACCACGGCGATCTGCCGCTATCTCGGGGAGCATCGTCCGCAATGAATGGAAAGACCGCAAATGTGGGTATCGTGATCGTCTCCCACTCGCCGCTGGTGGCAAGGGGGATCGCCGATATGGTGCGACAGATGGTGGGCGACAGCGTGCCGCTCGCCTGGTCGGGCGGCAATGTCCATGGCGAACTCGGCACCGATGCCGGCGGTATCCTCAGGGCGATCGAGGCCGCTTGGTCCGATGCCGGCGTCGCCGTCTTCGTCGATCTCGGCGGTGCTGAAACGAACAGCGAGATGGCGATCGAAATGCTGGGCCTTCCCCGCGCAGCCCTCGTCTCCATCTGCAACGCGCCTTTGGTTGAAGGCGCCGTCATCGCCGCCGCCGAGGCGTCGGGGGGCGCTTCGCTGGCCAAGGTCGTCGCCACAGCCGAGGAACTGTCCCCCTGATGACAACAGGATTGCGTAGTGAAAAACAGGAGCCCGATCCATTGCATGTGAATTGCCAGACGGAGGTAGAAGTCAAGCACGGCGTCGGGCTGCATGCCCGCCCCTCCGTCACCTTCACGCGGCTTGCCAAGTCCTTCCCCTGTTCGATCGAGATCGCCGTCAACGGCAGCGATGTCTGGCTGAACGGCAAGAGCATCATCAAGATCATGGGCGCGCGAATCCGAAAAGGGTCGATCCTTAGAATACGGGCCGACGGCATTCTCGCCGAAGAGGCGATCCGCGCCCTGAAGGAACTCATCGAGCGCAACTTCGATGAGGAAAAGAAACATGGCCGAACCGCTTAGACTGCAAGCCAAGAGCGCATCCCCGGGCATCGCATCCGGCCCGGCCTTTCTCGCGGAGGAGCCGAAGGCTCCTTCCGCTGCCGAGCAGCCGGACACCGCCCCTGCGTCCCGAGCCGTCGGGGGATACGGTGCGCTGGAGAAGGCGATCGACATCTCGATCAGCGAACTCGAGCACCTTGCCGATGGAGCCGACGCCGAAAGCCGGGATATCATCGATTTCCAGATCGAGGTGCTGCGCGATCCCTCGATCGCGGAAGCGACCGGCGCACGCCTGGAAGCCGACGAGAATGTCGTCTTTGCCTGGGTCGCCACCCTCGACGCCTATATCGGCGAACTCGAAGCGGCCGACGAGGAGCAGATGCGGGCACGCGCCGTCGATATTCTCGACATCAAGAACCGCGTGCTCGGCGCGCTCGCCGGCACCCCGATTGCCGATTTCCCGCCCGGCTCGGTCTTCGTCGGCAAGGACATGGAGCCGAGCCGCTTTCTCGCCCATGACTGGTCGAAAGGCGGCGGCATCGCGCTGTTCGCAGGCAGCACCGCCGGCCATGTCGCCCTGCTCGCCCGGGCGAAATCGGTGCCGATGGTGATCGGCACAGGCCGCTTTTCAGCCGCAGACGGAGATCCTGTCAGCGTGGATGGCAACGCCGGTGCGGTCATCCTGCAGGCGGGCAGCATGCTGATCCCGCCGCTCGTGCCTGCACAAGAACCCGCCGGCGACACGCAAACCACCGGCGGCGAGTTGCGCACGGCGGACGGCGTGCCGATCCTGCTCTCGATCAACATCAACGATCCCGCCGAGATCGATGCGCTCGATCCGGCAACGGCAGGCGTCGGCCTGATGCGCTCGGAATTTTCGATAACCTCAGTGGCCGATGCCGCCAATGAGGAACAGCAGTTGGCGATCTATCGCCGCGTGCTGGAGCAGGCAGGCGACAGGCCGGTAACGATCCGCATGCTCGATATCGGCGGCGACAAGCCGCTCCCCGGCCTGGAAGATCTGCCGGCTCTTGCCTCGGGCCTACGCGGCATCCGACTGCTGCTTGCCCGGCCGGAAATCGCCCGCGTCCAAGCCCGCGCCCTGCTGCGCGCCGCCGTCTTCGGTAGGCTGTCCGTAATGCTGCCGATGGTGACCTTTCCCGACGAAATCGACAGGATGCGCGACATCTTCCGGGAGGAAGCCGAAAAGCTCGGCCGCCGCGCCCTGCACCACCGAATGCCGCCGATCGGCATGATGGTGGAGGTACCGGCTGCCGCTTTGATGCTCGACACCTTCGGATCTGCGGCGTTCTTCTCGTTCGGAACCAACGATCTTACCCAGTATCTCGCCGCCTCCGCCCGCGACGATATCGATGCCGATACCGGCAAGGCAGCACCCGCCGTGCTCCGGCTGCTTGCCCAGGCGGTGAAGCTGACCGCCGGCAAGCCAGTCAGCATCTGCGGCGACATGGCCGGCAATCCGCACTATCTGCCCGGCCTGCTCGCCGCCGGTCTTAGGCATTTTTCCGTGGCGCCGGCCCGGCGTCCCGCGATAAGATCGGCGATCATCGGCCTCAACGCCGATGGCACAAGGGCAGCCGGAGAGTAGAATGGCGCGCGAAGACACCGAAGACGCCATTATCGCCTACAAGTCCATTCTGGCGCAGATCATCGACAACAGGCCATCCGGCACGCGCCAGCGCCTGGCGACGGCGCTTGGAAAACATCGCAGCTTCGTCACCCAAATCACCAGCCCGACCTATGCGACGCCGCTGCCGGCGCGCCATCTCGCCACGATCGTCCGCGTCTGCCATTTCAGCGCCGCCGAACAGGAGCGCTTTCTCGAAGCCTATCAGGCCGCCCATCCCGGCAAGCTGCCGGACCTCGGCCATTCCGAGAAATTGCGGCACCTTTCGCTGATGGTGCCCGACTTCGGCGATGACAGGAAAAACCGCCTATTGGAAGAGGCGATCTCCGATCTGGTGCAGAAGATCGTCGCGATTTCAGGGGCGAGTGAGCAGTGAGTAGTGAGCGGGTTGACGTGACGTAATGCTTTTGGCCTTGGGAGGGGCTTGATGAAGAAATTCATGAACACTGCGGAAACCATGGTCGCCGAAAGCGTCGAAGGCTTCGTGCGCGCCCATGAGGCCTTCGTAGTGTTCGGCCCCGAGCGCAGGTTCATCCGCCGTCGCCATCTCACGCCTGAAAAGGTGGCGCTTATATCAGGCGGCGGCGCCGGTCATGAGCCGATGCATATCGGCTTCGTCGGCCACGGCATGTTGGATGCCGCCTGCGTCGGCCATATCTTCACCTCTCCCACACCGAGCCAGATCATCGCCGCCATCGAAGAGGCCGAT from Rhizobium leguminosarum bv. trifolii WSM1325 encodes:
- a CDS encoding conserved hypothetical protein (KEGG: rec:RHECIAT_CH0002640 hypothetical protein), whose product is MAREDTEDAIIAYKSILAQIIDNRPSGTRQRLATALGKHRSFVTQITSPTYATPLPARHLATIVRVCHFSAAEQERFLEAYQAAHPGKLPDLGHSEKLRHLSLMVPDFGDDRKNRLLEEAISDLVQKIVAISGASEQ
- a CDS encoding PEP-utilizing protein (PFAM: PEP-utilizing protein; PEP-utilising protein domain protein; PEP-utilising protein mobile region~KEGG: rec:RHECIAT_CH0002639 phosphoenolpyruvate--protein phosphotransferase protein (enzyme I of the phosphotransferase system)): MAEPLRLQAKSASPGIASGPAFLAEEPKAPSAAEQPDTAPASRAVGGYGALEKAIDISISELEHLADGADAESRDIIDFQIEVLRDPSIAEATGARLEADENVVFAWVATLDAYIGELEAADEEQMRARAVDILDIKNRVLGALAGTPIADFPPGSVFVGKDMEPSRFLAHDWSKGGGIALFAGSTAGHVALLARAKSVPMVIGTGRFSAADGDPVSVDGNAGAVILQAGSMLIPPLVPAQEPAGDTQTTGGELRTADGVPILLSININDPAEIDALDPATAGVGLMRSEFSITSVADAANEEQQLAIYRRVLEQAGDRPVTIRMLDIGGDKPLPGLEDLPALASGLRGIRLLLARPEIARVQARALLRAAVFGRLSVMLPMVTFPDEIDRMRDIFREEAEKLGRRALHHRMPPIGMMVEVPAAALMLDTFGSAAFFSFGTNDLTQYLAASARDDIDADTGKAAPAVLRLLAQAVKLTAGKPVSICGDMAGNPHYLPGLLAAGLRHFSVAPARRPAIRSAIIGLNADGTRAAGE